The DNA segment GTGGTCGCACGCAACCTGCATTACCATTCCAAGCGCCGTGACGCGCCTTTCGTGCCGGTCAATTGCGGGGCGATTCCTGCCGAATTGCTTGAGAGCGAGTTGTTCGGTCATGAGAAGGGTGCGTTCACCGGGGCGATCACCAGCCGTGCCGGGCGCTTCGAGCTCGCCAATGGCGGTACGCTGTTCCTCGATGAAATTGGCGATATGCCGTTGCCGATGCAGGTCAAGCTGCTGCGCGTGCTTCAGGAGCGCACCTTCGAGCGGGTCGGCAGCAACAAGACTCAAAGTATCGACGTGCGCATTATTGCGGCGACGCACAAGAATCTTGAGAGCATGATCGAGACCGGTGCGTTCCGCGAGGACCTGTACTACCGTCTGAACGTGTTCCCGATCGAGATGGCGCCACTGCGCGAGCGTGTCGAAGATATTCCGCTGCTGATGAATGAGCTGATTTCGCGGATGGAGCACGAGAAGCGCGGCTCGATCCGCTTTAACTCGGCGGCGATCATGTCGCTGTGTCGCCATGGCTGGCCGGGTAACGTTCGTGAGCTGGCCAACCTGGTCGAGCGGATGGCGATCATGCATCCCTATGGTGTGATCGGGGTGTCGGAGTTGCCGAAGAAATTCCGCTATGTCGATGATGAAGACGAGCAGATGGTCGACAGTCTGCGCAGCGATCTGGAAGAGCGGGTGGCGATCAATTCCACCACGCCGAACTTCACTTCCACTGCCATGTTGCCGCCCGAAGGGCTGGATCTGAAAGACTACCTGGGTGGTCTGGAGCAGGGCTTGATCCAGCAGGCGCTGGATGATGCCAACGGTATCGTGGCGCGTGCTGCCGAGCGGCTGCGGATCCGGCGTACCACGCTGGTCGAGAAAATGCGTAAATATGGCATGAGTCGCCGCGATGGTGACGAACAGGCAGATGATTGACGCTTGGCTGTCCAGGCGTTGACCAAAACCTCCGCCAATGCGGAGGTTTTGTTTTTTATGCGCCTGAAAAGCCTGGGGCTTT comes from the Pseudomonas sp. StFLB209 genome and includes:
- the fleQ gene encoding transcriptional regulator FleQ; its protein translation is MWREIKILLIDDDSQRRRDLAVILNFLGEENISCSSQDWQQVVGSLGSTREVLCVLIGSVSAAGSLQGLLKTIAAWDEFLPVLLFGEHAPVELPEDLRRRVLSTLEMPPSYSKLLDALHRAQVYREMYDQARERGRHREPNLFRSLVGTSRAIQHVRQMMQQVADTDASVLILGESGTGKEVVARNLHYHSKRRDAPFVPVNCGAIPAELLESELFGHEKGAFTGAITSRAGRFELANGGTLFLDEIGDMPLPMQVKLLRVLQERTFERVGSNKTQSIDVRIIAATHKNLESMIETGAFREDLYYRLNVFPIEMAPLRERVEDIPLLMNELISRMEHEKRGSIRFNSAAIMSLCRHGWPGNVRELANLVERMAIMHPYGVIGVSELPKKFRYVDDEDEQMVDSLRSDLEERVAINSTTPNFTSTAMLPPEGLDLKDYLGGLEQGLIQQALDDANGIVARAAERLRIRRTTLVEKMRKYGMSRRDGDEQADD